In the genome of Mixta calida, the window CGAACATGCCGCCGACAGCCTGGCCCATCGCCGCCACTTTACCCATCATGTCTTTCATGGTGGAGTTAGAGGTGTCCTGACGATCGATAACCTGTTGCAGCATCTGCTGCTGTTGACGCGTTTCTTCGATATGTTGTTGCAGACGAGATTTCAGATCCGGGTAATGTTCCAGACGTGCGGACATTTTTTCCAGCATCTCTTCCGCTTGTTTTTCCATTGCATGCGCGTCGCGCAGCCAGCTGAGATAGTTTTCCTGATAAGTCATATTTTCACCTCGTGATAAGTGACCCAGAAAATAAGCCTGACGTAATAAATAGACGCAACGCCAGAATTATCTCTTTTGCATTATTCATCGATAATTAGCAGATAAAGTTTATAATCAAAACTTAAAAAGCGTAGGCAGCGAAACAGTAAATAACAACCCCAACGGCAAAAAAATTTGAGTTATCATTTTGTTAACAAAGATTAAAATAAGAATAAACTGAATAGCGTTAGAGAAAGGAAACCTGGATCAAAAATAATAAACCCCCGGCACGCTTAGAAAAACATGCCAGGGGTTAATAAACAGAATTAGCAAGCAAACTAATTATTAGCTGCCTGACGGACGACCGCCGCCGTGGCTGTTCTGCCCACCTTTTTTACCTGCTTCGGATGCTTTTTCGCGGTCGTTTTTAAAGTTACCGCCACTGTTCTGGCCGCCTTTTTTACCGGCTTCAGAAGCTTTTTCACGGTCTTCAGCGAAATTACCAGGATTGCCACGATGTTGTTCAGCCATCTATTCCTCCTCGTTATTCCAAAATAATATCCTTATCCAGTACGCTTGTAATGGAGAAGAATATTTGCGACTTCGGGTATAAATTTAGTCGACGGACAGGAGAAAGCAAATTGCTAACGCAGCGGCAATAAGCTTTTGATATGACAGCAAACATCATGAAATAACAGGTTTTTTGAAAGATTTAATTACAATCAGACGTAAAAAACCAATAAAACCGCCACCGGTAAATAAGCGAAGCGGCAAATGCGTTTTTTTGCCAGTATGGCTATTCAGGACGTATGCGGAAGACACAATAGCGGCAGCGCTTTACCGTGAAAGTAAAAAGCTATTGCCGACATTTCTGGCGGAATTCGCCTGGCGTCATGC includes:
- a CDS encoding ferritin-like domain-containing protein yields the protein MTYQENYLSWLRDAHAMEKQAEEMLEKMSARLEHYPDLKSRLQQHIEETRQQQQMLQQVIDRQDTSNSTMKDMMGKVAAMGQAVGGMFASDEVVKGAISGYVFEQFEIACYTSLIAAAELAGDHEGARVFEQIREQEKAMADWALTHLPDVTEQFMVRSAQPDTEAKK
- a CDS encoding con-10 family general stress protein — translated: MAEQHRGNPGNFAEDREKASEAGKKGGQNSGGNFKNDREKASEAGKKGGQNSHGGGRPSGS